Proteins encoded within one genomic window of Xylophilus sp. GOD-11R:
- a CDS encoding TauD/TfdA family dioxygenase, producing the protein MSAVLDSASSTSTFDIRPLHDSLGAEVVGLDLSRPLSDADFARIHRAHLDHHVLVFRDQRITPAEHVAFSRRFGPLQIHVLKDFQLAGHPEILIVSNIKNDDGKPIGLGDAGYFWHSDLSYKAVPSLGSLLHAQELPSEGGDTLFANQHAAWDELPEALKNAVGGLQAEHSYLARYEELRQRSPWRPKLTEAQLAEVIPAVHPVVRTHPETGRKALFVSEHFTTRIVGLPEDESRALLAELFAHSVQDRFVYRHRWQPHDLVFWDNRSVMHLAAGTPDHLRRRLNRTTVEGDLPF; encoded by the coding sequence ATGTCCGCCGTTCTCGATTCCGCTTCCTCCACCTCGACGTTCGACATCCGCCCCCTGCACGATTCGCTGGGCGCGGAAGTCGTCGGCCTGGACCTCTCCCGGCCGCTTTCCGACGCCGATTTCGCGCGCATCCACCGCGCTCATCTCGATCACCATGTGCTGGTCTTCCGCGACCAGCGCATCACGCCGGCCGAGCACGTGGCCTTCAGCCGCCGTTTCGGCCCGCTGCAGATCCACGTGCTGAAGGACTTCCAGCTCGCCGGCCACCCCGAGATCCTGATCGTCTCCAACATCAAGAACGACGATGGCAAACCCATCGGGCTAGGCGACGCCGGTTACTTCTGGCATTCGGACCTGTCGTACAAGGCCGTTCCCAGCCTCGGCTCGCTGCTGCATGCGCAGGAACTGCCCTCCGAAGGCGGCGACACCCTCTTCGCCAATCAGCACGCGGCCTGGGACGAGCTGCCCGAAGCGCTGAAAAACGCCGTCGGCGGCCTGCAGGCCGAGCACAGCTACCTGGCCCGCTACGAGGAACTGCGCCAGCGCAGCCCCTGGCGGCCCAAGCTCACCGAAGCCCAGCTCGCGGAGGTGATCCCCGCCGTGCATCCCGTCGTGCGCACCCATCCGGAAACCGGTCGCAAGGCGCTTTTCGTCAGCGAACACTTCACCACCCGCATCGTCGGCCTGCCCGAGGACGAGAGCCGCGCGCTGCTCGCCGAGCTGTTCGCGCACAGCGTGCAGGACCGCTTCGTCTACCGCCACCGGTGGCAGCCGCACGACCTGGTGTTCTGGGACAACCGCTCGGTGATGCATCTGGCGGCCGGCACGCCGGACCACCTGCGCCGCCGGCTCAACCGCACCACCGTCGAGGGCGACCTGCCCTTCTGA
- a CDS encoding ABC transporter ATP-binding protein, whose product MQSALHLAASQTPRTPPIAPLPATPLLRIDRVSIDYPLADRSVRAVHRVSLDVHDGDRFILLGASGCGKSSLLKAIGGFIPTSEGTIELAGRPVQRPGPDRAMVFQEFDQLPPWLTVAQNVAFPLRATGVKRREAAERAAAYVDKVGLARFADAYPHQLSGGMKQRVAIARALALQPRVLLMDEPFAALDALTRQRMQQELLELWAEFRFTLVFVTHAIDEALLLGSRIAVLSPHPGRLRAEIDASRFGTDDVAGADFRAATQRIHGLLFEKPHREHA is encoded by the coding sequence ATGCAATCCGCTCTTCACCTCGCGGCGTCCCAAACGCCCCGCACGCCACCCATCGCCCCGCTGCCGGCCACACCGCTGCTGCGCATCGACCGGGTCAGCATCGACTACCCGCTCGCCGACCGCTCGGTGCGCGCGGTGCACCGCGTCAGCCTCGACGTGCACGACGGCGACCGATTCATCCTGCTCGGCGCCTCGGGTTGCGGCAAGTCCTCGCTGCTCAAGGCCATCGGCGGTTTCATCCCGACCAGCGAAGGCACGATCGAACTCGCCGGCCGCCCGGTGCAACGCCCGGGGCCGGACCGTGCCATGGTCTTCCAGGAATTCGACCAGCTGCCGCCCTGGCTCACCGTCGCCCAGAACGTCGCGTTTCCCTTGCGCGCCACCGGCGTCAAGCGCCGCGAGGCCGCCGAACGTGCCGCGGCTTATGTCGACAAGGTGGGACTGGCGCGCTTCGCCGACGCCTACCCACACCAGCTCTCCGGCGGCATGAAGCAGCGGGTGGCCATCGCCCGCGCCCTGGCGCTGCAGCCGCGTGTGCTGCTGATGGACGAGCCCTTCGCCGCGCTCGACGCCCTCACCCGCCAGCGCATGCAGCAGGAGTTGCTGGAGCTGTGGGCCGAGTTCCGCTTCACGCTCGTCTTCGTCACCCACGCCATCGACGAGGCCCTGCTGCTGGGCAGCCGCATCGCGGTGCTGTCGCCGCATCCGGGCCGGCTGCGCGCCGAGATCGACGCCTCGCGCTTCGGCACCGACGACGTGGCCGGTGCCGACTTCCGCGCCGCCACGCAGCGCATCCACGGCCTGCTCTTCGAAAAACCGCATCGGGAGCACGCATGA
- a CDS encoding ABC transporter permease, which translates to MTSIAVLPRPDVEYALVDVPAEIAAPTRSAWQRFWSHDGVRRAVVVAAFLAGWEIIARLQANDLMLPTFGQTLLALIDGFRTGELPAKAGISLALLLKGYAAGVACAFVLTSVAVATRWGRDLLFTLTSMLNPLPPIALLPLALLWFGLGQASLVFVLVHSVLWPLALATLTGFQSVPATLRMAGRNYGLGGVRYVLRLLVPAALPSILSGLKIGWAFAWRTLIAAELVFGASSGKGGLGWYIFQNRNELYTDKVFAGLAVVIAIGLAVDLIVFGTLEKLTVRRWGTLQ; encoded by the coding sequence ATGACGTCGATCGCCGTACTGCCCCGGCCGGATGTCGAATACGCCCTGGTCGACGTACCCGCCGAGATCGCCGCACCGACCCGCTCGGCCTGGCAGCGCTTCTGGAGTCACGACGGCGTGCGCCGCGCGGTGGTGGTCGCCGCTTTTCTGGCCGGCTGGGAAATCATCGCCCGCCTGCAGGCCAACGACCTGATGCTGCCGACCTTCGGCCAGACGCTGCTGGCGCTGATCGACGGCTTTCGCACCGGCGAGTTGCCGGCCAAGGCGGGCATCTCGCTGGCGCTGCTGCTCAAGGGCTATGCGGCCGGCGTGGCCTGCGCCTTCGTGCTGACCAGCGTGGCGGTGGCCACCCGCTGGGGCCGCGACCTGCTGTTCACCCTCACTTCCATGCTCAACCCGCTGCCGCCCATCGCCCTGTTGCCGCTGGCGCTGCTGTGGTTCGGCCTGGGCCAGGCGAGCCTGGTCTTCGTGCTGGTGCATTCGGTGCTGTGGCCGCTGGCCCTGGCCACGCTCACCGGCTTCCAGTCGGTACCCGCCACGCTGCGCATGGCCGGCCGCAACTACGGCCTGGGCGGTGTGCGTTATGTGCTGCGCCTGCTGGTGCCGGCCGCGCTGCCGTCGATCCTGTCGGGTCTGAAGATCGGCTGGGCTTTCGCCTGGCGCACGCTGATCGCGGCCGAGTTGGTGTTCGGTGCGTCGTCCGGCAAGGGGGGCCTCGGCTGGTACATCTTCCAGAACCGCAACGAGCTCTACACCGACAAGGTTTTCGCCGGCCTGGCGGTGGTCATCGCGATCGGCCTGGCGGTGGACCTGATCGTCTTCGGCACCCTCGAAAAACTCACCGTCCGGCGCTGGGGCACCCTGCAGTGA
- a CDS encoding ABC transporter substrate-binding protein gives MTSRIASFVVATALAGGTLAAHAEGQIRIAQQFGIGYLLLDVVQDQKLIEKHGKALGVDVKVDWNQISGATAMNEALLANSLDVVSAGVPPMLTLWDRTRGRQNVKAIAALGSLPNYLITNNPKVQNIKDLSDKDRIAVPAAGTGFQSRTLQIETAKVFGKDEFKKFDNISVSLPHPDATAALISGGSEINTHFSSAPFYYQAIDANKAVHKIISSYDILGGPATFNVLYTTQKFHDENPKTYKAFYAALLEAADYVRRDKAGAAQTFIRVQKSKLSPEFVRRIVEDPENDFTASPHRTFVYADELNKLGVLKTKAGSWKDYFFEEAYAQPGS, from the coding sequence ATGACATCGCGTATCGCATCGTTCGTCGTCGCCACCGCCCTCGCCGGCGGCACCCTGGCCGCCCACGCAGAGGGCCAGATCCGCATCGCCCAGCAGTTCGGCATCGGCTACCTGCTGCTCGACGTGGTGCAGGACCAGAAGCTCATCGAGAAACATGGCAAGGCGCTGGGCGTGGACGTGAAGGTGGACTGGAACCAGATCTCCGGTGCCACCGCCATGAACGAGGCGCTGCTGGCCAACTCGCTCGACGTGGTATCTGCCGGCGTGCCGCCGATGCTCACGCTGTGGGACCGTACCAGGGGCCGGCAGAACGTGAAGGCCATCGCGGCGCTGGGATCGCTGCCCAACTACCTGATCACCAACAACCCCAAGGTGCAGAACATCAAGGACCTGAGCGACAAGGACCGTATCGCCGTGCCCGCCGCCGGCACCGGTTTCCAGTCGCGCACCCTGCAGATCGAAACCGCCAAGGTCTTCGGCAAGGACGAGTTCAAGAAGTTCGACAATATCTCGGTCAGCCTGCCGCACCCGGACGCCACCGCCGCACTCATCTCCGGCGGCTCGGAAATCAACACGCACTTCTCGAGCGCGCCCTTCTACTACCAGGCGATCGACGCCAACAAGGCGGTGCACAAGATCATCAGCAGCTACGACATCCTGGGCGGCCCGGCCACCTTCAACGTGCTCTACACCACGCAGAAGTTCCACGACGAGAACCCCAAGACCTACAAGGCCTTCTACGCAGCGCTGCTGGAAGCCGCCGACTACGTGCGCCGCGACAAGGCCGGCGCGGCGCAGACCTTCATCCGGGTGCAGAAGTCCAAGCTCTCGCCGGAATTCGTGCGCCGCATCGTCGAGGATCCGGAGAACGACTTCACCGCCTCGCCGCACCGCACCTTCGTCTATGCCGACGAGCTGAACAAGCTCGGCGTGCTCAAGACCAAGGCCGGTTCGTGGAAGGACTACTTCTTCGAAGAGGCCTACGCCCAGCCGGGCAGCTGA
- a CDS encoding IS110 family transposase yields the protein MNSQVGVDVSKAKLDAALLNEQGKYRTKVFANTAGGCAALLDWLAAHVAGGISQVHVCMEATGTYHELLALALHDRGVLVSVANPMKVKRFIEVEGTRNKTDSADARSLARFCRMTRPEAWEAPSKAVRELQALVARLDTLQQMRQSELNRLDVAHGAVQASLQEMIEVLTKSIEEVQRRIRRTIDDDPDLQRRDGLLQSIPGIGERTVAQLLAYIGRPERFKSAKALAAYASVSPLIRQSGTSLNKHHGTHAQGHRELKKALYFPAMTASRFNPVIKAFSQRLKAQNKPNKVVLVACMHKLLAIAFGVLRSGKPFDPSLACSARA from the coding sequence ATGAACTCTCAAGTGGGCGTGGATGTCAGCAAGGCCAAGCTCGATGCGGCATTGCTCAATGAACAGGGCAAGTACAGGACGAAGGTTTTTGCCAACACGGCGGGCGGTTGTGCGGCCTTGCTCGACTGGTTGGCCGCACACGTTGCGGGCGGCATCTCGCAGGTGCATGTCTGCATGGAGGCCACCGGCACGTACCACGAGCTGCTCGCGCTCGCGCTTCATGACCGGGGTGTTCTGGTCTCGGTAGCCAACCCGATGAAGGTCAAGCGCTTCATCGAGGTGGAGGGCACGCGCAACAAGACCGACAGTGCGGACGCCAGGAGCCTGGCGAGGTTCTGCCGGATGACGCGGCCTGAGGCGTGGGAGGCGCCGAGCAAGGCGGTGCGGGAGTTGCAGGCACTCGTGGCGCGACTGGACACGCTGCAGCAGATGCGCCAGAGCGAGCTCAATCGCCTGGACGTGGCGCACGGTGCGGTGCAGGCTTCGCTGCAGGAGATGATCGAAGTGCTCACGAAATCGATCGAGGAAGTCCAGCGCAGGATCCGCCGGACCATCGACGACGATCCCGATCTTCAAAGGCGTGACGGCCTGCTGCAGAGCATTCCGGGCATTGGAGAGCGGACGGTGGCGCAATTGCTGGCCTACATCGGACGTCCCGAACGGTTCAAGTCGGCCAAGGCGCTGGCGGCGTATGCGAGTGTCTCGCCGTTGATCAGGCAGTCGGGCACATCGCTCAACAAGCATCACGGCACGCATGCGCAGGGGCATCGAGAACTGAAGAAGGCGCTGTACTTCCCGGCCATGACGGCCAGCCGCTTCAACCCGGTGATCAAGGCCTTCAGCCAACGTCTGAAGGCGCAGAACAAACCCAACAAGGTCGTTTTGGTGGCGTGCATGCATAAGTTGCTGGCGATCGCTTTTGGCGTACTTCGATCGGGAAAACCGTTCGATCCGAGCCTGGCTTGCTCGGCCAGGGCTTGA